In Acanthopagrus latus isolate v.2019 chromosome 17, fAcaLat1.1, whole genome shotgun sequence, the following are encoded in one genomic region:
- the sybu gene encoding syntabulin isoform X1 produces MGPFQEYEEKKSPEKGSPRSRIPRLVLHPFRPKDKGSPLSDSPFSEEEGKECDMSSDHSKRTISTNSFCSDDTGCPSSQSVSPSKTPSGSEQSAHGSPVLPERKAKVKRVRVMAEWSGEPRSTPRHKREQRSAMKARGSDADFSSSSSTGSLKTRGNLSSAAKKAPSRSRVPHIRPLPVFKPAGSPTANRDAELYAPYRTPPRAASSSTTNSSSCNSSPTSRRANLGRYHSCGDNHGIRPPNPEQYLTPLQQKEVAIRHLKTKLMESENKVHDRETEIEELKAQLSRMREDWIEEECHRVEAQLSLKEARKEIKQLRQVVETMKSSLMEKDKGIQKYFIDINIQNRKLESLLQSMELAQSGANLQDENTLDFICDSPDSGGKKMVVEEEGGMELGEQGAEAMADSGLLLNDEMANRADILEQVFMSTAMDFSQDCSGKLRAGTESGPGVSALSEAQPNDESAEPTPALTNTASPTVTISSSTPSQQNSEEKGIQTDIMAMSPDLQALLLQLLKIHGATTGDMVLSDSSSLLGLPNLSSSTSTSTIANHPSTTLPPTSMPKPASPESPDTSTDSGMSCSEHAESRRFMEELDFGVGDEEPCLSPGLDVVGKRYWSNNFLVDLVAVAAPVLPTVAWLYSRHGVDGSSPVYNIAALIRGCCIMGLHSLRHVAHSPDA; encoded by the exons ATGGGACCGTTCCAAGAATACGAG GAGAAGAAGTCACCAGAGAAAGGAAGCCCCCGCAGCCGCATCCCGCGCCTGGTCCTCCATCCCTTCCGGCCGAAGGACAAAGGCTCACCCCTGTCTGACTCACCTTTCTccgaggaggaggggaaggagtgCGACATGAGCTCTGACCACTCCAAAAGGACCATCAGCACCAACAGCTTCTGCTCTG ATGACACCGGCTGCCCATCTAGTCAGTCTGTGTCCCCCTCCAAAACCCCGTCAGGCTCTGAGCAGAGTGCCCACGGCTCGCCGGTACTCCCCGAGCGCAAGGCCAAAGTGAAGAGGGTGAGGGTGATGGCCGAGTGGAGCGGCGAACCACGGAGCACCCCGAGGCACAAGAGGGAGCAGAGGTCGGCCATGAAAGCCAGAG GTAGTGACGCGgacttcagctcctccagcagcacaggCAGCCTGAAGACCAGGGGGAACCTCAGTTCAGCTGCAAAGAAAGCTCCTTCACGCAG tCGTGTACCCCACATCAGACCGCTCCCAGTGTTCAAACCAGCCGGGAGCCCCACAGCCAACCGCGATGCAGAGCTTTACGCTCCCTACAGGACTCCTCCCagagctgcctcctcctccaccaccaacagcagcagctgcaactCCAGTCCCACCTCCAG AAGAGCGAACCTGGGCCGCTACCACTCCTGTGGGGACAACCATGGCATCAGACCCCCGAACCCCGAGCAGTATCTCACCCCTCTACAGCAGAAGGAAGTGGCCATCAGACACCTGAAGACCAAACTGATGGAGTCTGAGAACAAAGTCCATGACAG AGAAACTGAAATTGAGGAGCTCAAGGCCCAGCTCAGCAGAATGAGGGAGGACTGGATTGAAGAGGAGTGTCACAGGGTGGAGGCTCAGCTGTCCCTCAAAGAGGCCCGCAAAGAAATCAAGCAGCTGCGTCAGGTGGTGGAAACGATGAAGAGCAGCCTGATGGAGAAGGATAAGGGAATACAGAAGTATTTCATTGACATCAATATCCAAAACAGGAAGTTGGAGTCCCTGCTGCAAAGCATGGAGCTCGCTCAGAGTGGCGCCAACCTCCAAGACGAAAACACCCTGGACTTCATCTGTGACAGCCCTGATAGCGGTGGGAAAaagatggtggtggaggaagagggtgGGATGGAGCTGGGGGAACAAGGGGCAGAGGCGATGGCGGACAGCGGGCTGCTGTTAAACGATGAGATGGCCAACAGAGCGGACATTTTGGAGCAGGTCTTCATGTCCACTGCGATGGACTTCAGTCAGGACTGTAGTGGTAAACTGAGGGCAGGGACTGAGTCTGGGCCCGGGGTGTCTGCACTGTCAGAGGCACAGCCGAATGATGAATCTGCTGAACCCACACCAGCTCTAACAAATACAGCTTCCCCCACCGTCACCATCTCCTCAAGCACACCTTCCCAGCAGAATTCAGAAGAAAAAGGAATCCAGACCGACATAATGGCCATGTCTCCAGACCTGCaggctctgctcctccagctgctgaaaATCCACGGGGCAACAACAGGGGACATGGTTCTGTCAGACTCCAGCAGTCTTCTGGGCCTCCCAAATCTgtcctcttccacctccacctccaccattGCCAATCACCCCAGCACGACACTACCCCCGACCAGCATGCCCAAACCTGCTTCCCCAGAGAGCCCCGACACCTCCACTGATTCCGGCATGAGCTGCTCGGAACACGCGGAGAGCCGACGGTTCATGGAGGAGCTGGACTTCGGAGTCGGTGACGAGGAACCTTGTCTGTCACCAGGACTGGATGTGGTCGGCAAACGTTACTGGAGCAACAACTTCCTGGTGGATCTGGTCGCAGTGGCAGCCCCGGTGCTGCCCACCGTCGCCTGGCTGTACTCACGGCACGGTGTGGACGGAAGTTCTCCAGTGTACAACATTGCTGCGCTCATCAGGGGCTGCTGCATCATGGGATTGCACTCTCTTCGTCACGTCGCACACAGTCCAGATGCGTAA
- the sybu gene encoding syntabulin isoform X2, with product MGPFQEYEEKKSPEKGSPRSRIPRLVLHPFRPKDKGSPLSDSPFSEEEGKECDMSSDHSKRTISTNSFCSGSEQSAHGSPVLPERKAKVKRVRVMAEWSGEPRSTPRHKREQRSAMKARGSDADFSSSSSTGSLKTRGNLSSAAKKAPSRSRVPHIRPLPVFKPAGSPTANRDAELYAPYRTPPRAASSSTTNSSSCNSSPTSRRANLGRYHSCGDNHGIRPPNPEQYLTPLQQKEVAIRHLKTKLMESENKVHDRETEIEELKAQLSRMREDWIEEECHRVEAQLSLKEARKEIKQLRQVVETMKSSLMEKDKGIQKYFIDINIQNRKLESLLQSMELAQSGANLQDENTLDFICDSPDSGGKKMVVEEEGGMELGEQGAEAMADSGLLLNDEMANRADILEQVFMSTAMDFSQDCSGKLRAGTESGPGVSALSEAQPNDESAEPTPALTNTASPTVTISSSTPSQQNSEEKGIQTDIMAMSPDLQALLLQLLKIHGATTGDMVLSDSSSLLGLPNLSSSTSTSTIANHPSTTLPPTSMPKPASPESPDTSTDSGMSCSEHAESRRFMEELDFGVGDEEPCLSPGLDVVGKRYWSNNFLVDLVAVAAPVLPTVAWLYSRHGVDGSSPVYNIAALIRGCCIMGLHSLRHVAHSPDA from the exons ATGGGACCGTTCCAAGAATACGAG GAGAAGAAGTCACCAGAGAAAGGAAGCCCCCGCAGCCGCATCCCGCGCCTGGTCCTCCATCCCTTCCGGCCGAAGGACAAAGGCTCACCCCTGTCTGACTCACCTTTCTccgaggaggaggggaaggagtgCGACATGAGCTCTGACCACTCCAAAAGGACCATCAGCACCAACAGCTTCTGCTCTG GCTCTGAGCAGAGTGCCCACGGCTCGCCGGTACTCCCCGAGCGCAAGGCCAAAGTGAAGAGGGTGAGGGTGATGGCCGAGTGGAGCGGCGAACCACGGAGCACCCCGAGGCACAAGAGGGAGCAGAGGTCGGCCATGAAAGCCAGAG GTAGTGACGCGgacttcagctcctccagcagcacaggCAGCCTGAAGACCAGGGGGAACCTCAGTTCAGCTGCAAAGAAAGCTCCTTCACGCAG tCGTGTACCCCACATCAGACCGCTCCCAGTGTTCAAACCAGCCGGGAGCCCCACAGCCAACCGCGATGCAGAGCTTTACGCTCCCTACAGGACTCCTCCCagagctgcctcctcctccaccaccaacagcagcagctgcaactCCAGTCCCACCTCCAG AAGAGCGAACCTGGGCCGCTACCACTCCTGTGGGGACAACCATGGCATCAGACCCCCGAACCCCGAGCAGTATCTCACCCCTCTACAGCAGAAGGAAGTGGCCATCAGACACCTGAAGACCAAACTGATGGAGTCTGAGAACAAAGTCCATGACAG AGAAACTGAAATTGAGGAGCTCAAGGCCCAGCTCAGCAGAATGAGGGAGGACTGGATTGAAGAGGAGTGTCACAGGGTGGAGGCTCAGCTGTCCCTCAAAGAGGCCCGCAAAGAAATCAAGCAGCTGCGTCAGGTGGTGGAAACGATGAAGAGCAGCCTGATGGAGAAGGATAAGGGAATACAGAAGTATTTCATTGACATCAATATCCAAAACAGGAAGTTGGAGTCCCTGCTGCAAAGCATGGAGCTCGCTCAGAGTGGCGCCAACCTCCAAGACGAAAACACCCTGGACTTCATCTGTGACAGCCCTGATAGCGGTGGGAAAaagatggtggtggaggaagagggtgGGATGGAGCTGGGGGAACAAGGGGCAGAGGCGATGGCGGACAGCGGGCTGCTGTTAAACGATGAGATGGCCAACAGAGCGGACATTTTGGAGCAGGTCTTCATGTCCACTGCGATGGACTTCAGTCAGGACTGTAGTGGTAAACTGAGGGCAGGGACTGAGTCTGGGCCCGGGGTGTCTGCACTGTCAGAGGCACAGCCGAATGATGAATCTGCTGAACCCACACCAGCTCTAACAAATACAGCTTCCCCCACCGTCACCATCTCCTCAAGCACACCTTCCCAGCAGAATTCAGAAGAAAAAGGAATCCAGACCGACATAATGGCCATGTCTCCAGACCTGCaggctctgctcctccagctgctgaaaATCCACGGGGCAACAACAGGGGACATGGTTCTGTCAGACTCCAGCAGTCTTCTGGGCCTCCCAAATCTgtcctcttccacctccacctccaccattGCCAATCACCCCAGCACGACACTACCCCCGACCAGCATGCCCAAACCTGCTTCCCCAGAGAGCCCCGACACCTCCACTGATTCCGGCATGAGCTGCTCGGAACACGCGGAGAGCCGACGGTTCATGGAGGAGCTGGACTTCGGAGTCGGTGACGAGGAACCTTGTCTGTCACCAGGACTGGATGTGGTCGGCAAACGTTACTGGAGCAACAACTTCCTGGTGGATCTGGTCGCAGTGGCAGCCCCGGTGCTGCCCACCGTCGCCTGGCTGTACTCACGGCACGGTGTGGACGGAAGTTCTCCAGTGTACAACATTGCTGCGCTCATCAGGGGCTGCTGCATCATGGGATTGCACTCTCTTCGTCACGTCGCACACAGTCCAGATGCGTAA
- the sybu gene encoding syntabulin isoform X3 produces MVLCDGERCYSGSDADFSSSSSTGSLKTRGNLSSAAKKAPSRSRVPHIRPLPVFKPAGSPTANRDAELYAPYRTPPRAASSSTTNSSSCNSSPTSRRANLGRYHSCGDNHGIRPPNPEQYLTPLQQKEVAIRHLKTKLMESENKVHDRETEIEELKAQLSRMREDWIEEECHRVEAQLSLKEARKEIKQLRQVVETMKSSLMEKDKGIQKYFIDINIQNRKLESLLQSMELAQSGANLQDENTLDFICDSPDSGGKKMVVEEEGGMELGEQGAEAMADSGLLLNDEMANRADILEQVFMSTAMDFSQDCSGKLRAGTESGPGVSALSEAQPNDESAEPTPALTNTASPTVTISSSTPSQQNSEEKGIQTDIMAMSPDLQALLLQLLKIHGATTGDMVLSDSSSLLGLPNLSSSTSTSTIANHPSTTLPPTSMPKPASPESPDTSTDSGMSCSEHAESRRFMEELDFGVGDEEPCLSPGLDVVGKRYWSNNFLVDLVAVAAPVLPTVAWLYSRHGVDGSSPVYNIAALIRGCCIMGLHSLRHVAHSPDA; encoded by the exons ATGGTTTTGTGTGATGGAGAAAGATGCTACTCAG GTAGTGACGCGgacttcagctcctccagcagcacaggCAGCCTGAAGACCAGGGGGAACCTCAGTTCAGCTGCAAAGAAAGCTCCTTCACGCAG tCGTGTACCCCACATCAGACCGCTCCCAGTGTTCAAACCAGCCGGGAGCCCCACAGCCAACCGCGATGCAGAGCTTTACGCTCCCTACAGGACTCCTCCCagagctgcctcctcctccaccaccaacagcagcagctgcaactCCAGTCCCACCTCCAG AAGAGCGAACCTGGGCCGCTACCACTCCTGTGGGGACAACCATGGCATCAGACCCCCGAACCCCGAGCAGTATCTCACCCCTCTACAGCAGAAGGAAGTGGCCATCAGACACCTGAAGACCAAACTGATGGAGTCTGAGAACAAAGTCCATGACAG AGAAACTGAAATTGAGGAGCTCAAGGCCCAGCTCAGCAGAATGAGGGAGGACTGGATTGAAGAGGAGTGTCACAGGGTGGAGGCTCAGCTGTCCCTCAAAGAGGCCCGCAAAGAAATCAAGCAGCTGCGTCAGGTGGTGGAAACGATGAAGAGCAGCCTGATGGAGAAGGATAAGGGAATACAGAAGTATTTCATTGACATCAATATCCAAAACAGGAAGTTGGAGTCCCTGCTGCAAAGCATGGAGCTCGCTCAGAGTGGCGCCAACCTCCAAGACGAAAACACCCTGGACTTCATCTGTGACAGCCCTGATAGCGGTGGGAAAaagatggtggtggaggaagagggtgGGATGGAGCTGGGGGAACAAGGGGCAGAGGCGATGGCGGACAGCGGGCTGCTGTTAAACGATGAGATGGCCAACAGAGCGGACATTTTGGAGCAGGTCTTCATGTCCACTGCGATGGACTTCAGTCAGGACTGTAGTGGTAAACTGAGGGCAGGGACTGAGTCTGGGCCCGGGGTGTCTGCACTGTCAGAGGCACAGCCGAATGATGAATCTGCTGAACCCACACCAGCTCTAACAAATACAGCTTCCCCCACCGTCACCATCTCCTCAAGCACACCTTCCCAGCAGAATTCAGAAGAAAAAGGAATCCAGACCGACATAATGGCCATGTCTCCAGACCTGCaggctctgctcctccagctgctgaaaATCCACGGGGCAACAACAGGGGACATGGTTCTGTCAGACTCCAGCAGTCTTCTGGGCCTCCCAAATCTgtcctcttccacctccacctccaccattGCCAATCACCCCAGCACGACACTACCCCCGACCAGCATGCCCAAACCTGCTTCCCCAGAGAGCCCCGACACCTCCACTGATTCCGGCATGAGCTGCTCGGAACACGCGGAGAGCCGACGGTTCATGGAGGAGCTGGACTTCGGAGTCGGTGACGAGGAACCTTGTCTGTCACCAGGACTGGATGTGGTCGGCAAACGTTACTGGAGCAACAACTTCCTGGTGGATCTGGTCGCAGTGGCAGCCCCGGTGCTGCCCACCGTCGCCTGGCTGTACTCACGGCACGGTGTGGACGGAAGTTCTCCAGTGTACAACATTGCTGCGCTCATCAGGGGCTGCTGCATCATGGGATTGCACTCTCTTCGTCACGTCGCACACAGTCCAGATGCGTAA